In Lates calcarifer isolate ASB-BC8 linkage group LG4, TLL_Latcal_v3, whole genome shotgun sequence, a genomic segment contains:
- the asic1c gene encoding acid-sensing ion channel 1C isoform X3: protein MVKAPTSESIALGPHKQNDTQEATLRNTESSSLKPTWKEITVDFIMKTKIHGLKFVFSPDKSKPQRVIWIMAFFVCVGLLFTWSWNRILYLMSYPAITKIYMVWAHNMSFPAVTFCNKNVFRVSTLTKDDLYHSGYWMDLMYPNHTVMERSMSILKDSHKQGLLSLLDFNNYTPPPDYRINTTEMMGRLGHQLEDMLLECRFRGETCTYKNFSTIYTRYGKCYTFNSGLDGNPLLTTLKGGTGNGLEIMLDIQQDEYLPVWGETDETSYEAGIKVQIHSQDEPPFIDQLGFGVAPGFQTFVSCQQQLLQYLPPPWGDCKSTPIDSEYFSTYSITACRIDCETRYLLENCNCRMVHMPGTSTVCTPEQYKDCADPALDFLVEKDNDYCVCQTPCNMTRYGKELSMVKIPSKASAKYLAKKFNKTEQYIGENILVLDIFFEALNYEKIEQKKAYEIAGLLGDIGGQMGLFIGASVLTILEIFDYLYEVLKDKVLGYFIRKKRPQRCQSDNLSTCDTLRSHSDSLGFTPNMLPRHPTLGNFEEFAC, encoded by the exons ATGGTTAAAGCACCCACGTCCGAATCAATCGCCCTGGggccacacaaacaaaatgacaccCAGGAGGCAACTCTACGAAACACCGAGTCCAGCTCACTGAAACCAACATGGAAAGAGATCACAGTGGATTTCATAATGAAGACCAAGATCCACGGTTTGAAATTCGTCTTCTCTCCGGACAAGTCAAAACCGCAGCGAGTCATCTGGATTATGGCCTTCTTTGTTTGTGTAGGTCTCCTCTTCACCTGGTCCTGGAATCGAATCCTCTACCTGATGTCGTACCCCGCCATCACCAAGATCTACATGGTGTGGGCTCACAACATGTCCTTCCCAGCTGTTACTTTctgcaacaaaaatgttttccGTGTATCCACTCTGACCAAGGACGACCTGTATCACAGCGGCTACTGGATGGACCTCATGTATCCTAACCACACAGTAATGGAGAGGAGCATGTCCATCCTTAAAGACAGCCACAAACAGGGTCTGCTGAGCCTGCTGGACTTCAACAACTACACCCCGCCCCCTGACTATCGCATCAACACCACTGAAATGATGGGACGCCTCGGCCACCAGCTGGAGGACATGCTGCTGGAGTGCAGGTTTCGCGGGGAGACGTGCACCTACAAAAACTTCAGCACT attTACACACGCTACGGAAAATGCTACACCTTCAACTCGGGATTAGATGGCAACCCTTTGCTCACCACATTAAAAGGCGGCACGGGGAACGGCTTGGAGATCATGCTGGATATTCAGCAGGATGAATATCTGCCTGTTTGGGGAGAGACAG ATGAGACCTCCTACGAAGCAGGCATCAAGGTTCAGATCCACAGCCAGGATGAGCCGCCCTTCATTGACCAACTGGGATTTGGTGTGGCCCCTGGTTTTCAAACTTTTGTGTCATGTCAGCAGCAACTG CTTCAGTACCTCCCTCCGCCTTGGGGAGATTGCAAGTCTACTCCCATAGACTCTGAATACTTCTCCACGTACAGCATCACCGCCTGCCGCATTGACTGTGAAACACGGTACCTGCTGGAGAATTGCAACTGCAGGATGGTTCACATGCCTG GGACATCAACAGTTTGCACACCTGAGCAGTACAAAGACTGTGCTGACCCAGCTTTAG ACTTTTTGGTAGAGAAAGACAACGATTACTGTGTCTGTCAGACCCCCTGCAACATGACTCGCTATGGCAAGGAGCTGTCCATGGTTAAGATCCCCAGTAAGGCATCTGCTAAATATCTGGCTAAGAAATTCAACAAAACTGAGCAGTATATTGG AGAAAATATATTGGTCTTGGACATCTTCTTTGAAGCTCTGAATTATGAGAAGATTGAGCAGAAGAAGGCCTATGAAATTGCAGGGCTGCTCG GTGACATTGGAGGTCAGATGGGGCTGTTCATCGGAGCCAGTGTTTTAACAATACTGGAAATATTTGACTACCTATATGAG GTGTTGAAGGATAAGGTTTTGGGTTACTTCATACGCAAGAAACGACCACAGCGTTGCCAGAGCGACAATCTG AGCACCTGTGACACACTCCGGAGTCACTCGGACAGTCTCGGATTCACGCCGAACATGTTACCTCGTCACCCGACTCTAGGCAACTTTGAGGAGTTTGCTTGTTGA
- the asic1c gene encoding acid-sensing ion channel 1C isoform X2 — MVKAPTSESIALGPHKQNDTQEATLRNTESSSLKPTWKEITVDFIMKTKIHGLKFVFSPDKSKPQRVIWIMAFFVCVGLLFTWSWNRILYLMSYPAITKIYMVWAHNMSFPAVTFCNKNVFRVSTLTKDDLYHSGYWMDLMYPNHTVMERSMSILKDSHKQGLLSLLDFNNYTPPPDYRINTTEMMGRLGHQLEDMLLECRFRGETCTYKNFSTIYTRYGKCYTFNSGLDGNPLLTTLKGGTGNGLEIMLDIQQDEYLPVWGETDETSYEAGIKVQLHSQSEPPFLHELGFGVAPGFQTFVSTQEQRLQYLPPPWGDCKSTPIDSEYFSTYSITACRIDCETRYLLENCNCRMVHMPGTSTVCTPEQYKDCADPALDFLVEKDNDYCVCQTPCNMTRYGKELSMVKIPSKASAKYLAKKFNKTEQYIGENILVLDIFFEALNYEKIEQKKAYEIAGLLGDIGGQMGLFIGASVLTILEIFDYLYEVLKDKVLGYFIRKKRPQRCQSDNLEFPENPTSPGVTPNHAPRAPVTHSGVTRTVSDSRRTCYLVTRL; from the exons ATGGTTAAAGCACCCACGTCCGAATCAATCGCCCTGGggccacacaaacaaaatgacaccCAGGAGGCAACTCTACGAAACACCGAGTCCAGCTCACTGAAACCAACATGGAAAGAGATCACAGTGGATTTCATAATGAAGACCAAGATCCACGGTTTGAAATTCGTCTTCTCTCCGGACAAGTCAAAACCGCAGCGAGTCATCTGGATTATGGCCTTCTTTGTTTGTGTAGGTCTCCTCTTCACCTGGTCCTGGAATCGAATCCTCTACCTGATGTCGTACCCCGCCATCACCAAGATCTACATGGTGTGGGCTCACAACATGTCCTTCCCAGCTGTTACTTTctgcaacaaaaatgttttccGTGTATCCACTCTGACCAAGGACGACCTGTATCACAGCGGCTACTGGATGGACCTCATGTATCCTAACCACACAGTAATGGAGAGGAGCATGTCCATCCTTAAAGACAGCCACAAACAGGGTCTGCTGAGCCTGCTGGACTTCAACAACTACACCCCGCCCCCTGACTATCGCATCAACACCACTGAAATGATGGGACGCCTCGGCCACCAGCTGGAGGACATGCTGCTGGAGTGCAGGTTTCGCGGGGAGACGTGCACCTACAAAAACTTCAGCACT attTACACACGCTACGGAAAATGCTACACCTTCAACTCGGGATTAGATGGCAACCCTTTGCTCACCACATTAAAAGGCGGCACGGGGAACGGCTTGGAGATCATGCTGGATATTCAGCAGGATGAATATCTGCCTGTTTGGGGAGAGACAG ATGAGACGTCCTATGAGGCCGGCATAAAGGTACAGCTTCACTCTCAGTCAGAGCCTCCTTTCCTCCATGAGCTGGGCTTCGGGGTCGCCCCCGGCTTCCAAACGTTCGTTTCCACTCAAGAGCAGAGG CTTCAGTACCTCCCTCCGCCTTGGGGAGATTGCAAGTCTACTCCCATAGACTCTGAATACTTCTCCACGTACAGCATCACCGCCTGCCGCATTGACTGTGAAACACGGTACCTGCTGGAGAATTGCAACTGCAGGATGGTTCACATGCCTG GGACATCAACAGTTTGCACACCTGAGCAGTACAAAGACTGTGCTGACCCAGCTTTAG ACTTTTTGGTAGAGAAAGACAACGATTACTGTGTCTGTCAGACCCCCTGCAACATGACTCGCTATGGCAAGGAGCTGTCCATGGTTAAGATCCCCAGTAAGGCATCTGCTAAATATCTGGCTAAGAAATTCAACAAAACTGAGCAGTATATTGG AGAAAATATATTGGTCTTGGACATCTTCTTTGAAGCTCTGAATTATGAGAAGATTGAGCAGAAGAAGGCCTATGAAATTGCAGGGCTGCTCG GTGACATTGGAGGTCAGATGGGGCTGTTCATCGGAGCCAGTGTTTTAACAATACTGGAAATATTTGACTACCTATATGAG GTGTTGAAGGATAAGGTTTTGGGTTACTTCATACGCAAGAAACGACCACAGCGTTGCCAGAGCGACAATCTG GAGTTTCCAGAGAACCCAACCAGCCCTGGTGTCACGCCTAATCATGCCCCCAG AGCACCTGTGACACACTCCGGAGTCACTCGGACAGTCTCGGATTCACGCCGAACATGTTACCTCGTCACCCGACTCTAG
- the asic1c gene encoding acid-sensing ion channel 1C isoform X1, translating into MVKAPTSESIALGPHKQNDTQEATLRNTESSSLKPTWKEITVDFIMKTKIHGLKFVFSPDKSKPQRVIWIMAFFVCVGLLFTWSWNRILYLMSYPAITKIYMVWAHNMSFPAVTFCNKNVFRVSTLTKDDLYHSGYWMDLMYPNHTVMERSMSILKDSHKQGLLSLLDFNNYTPPPDYRINTTEMMGRLGHQLEDMLLECRFRGETCTYKNFSTIYTRYGKCYTFNSGLDGNPLLTTLKGGTGNGLEIMLDIQQDEYLPVWGETDETSYEAGIKVQIHSQDEPPFIDQLGFGVAPGFQTFVSCQQQLLQYLPPPWGDCKSTPIDSEYFSTYSITACRIDCETRYLLENCNCRMVHMPGTSTVCTPEQYKDCADPALDFLVEKDNDYCVCQTPCNMTRYGKELSMVKIPSKASAKYLAKKFNKTEQYIGENILVLDIFFEALNYEKIEQKKAYEIAGLLGDIGGQMGLFIGASVLTILEIFDYLYEVLKDKVLGYFIRKKRPQRCQSDNLEFPENPTSPGVTPNHAPRAPVTHSGVTRTVSDSRRTCYLVTRL; encoded by the exons ATGGTTAAAGCACCCACGTCCGAATCAATCGCCCTGGggccacacaaacaaaatgacaccCAGGAGGCAACTCTACGAAACACCGAGTCCAGCTCACTGAAACCAACATGGAAAGAGATCACAGTGGATTTCATAATGAAGACCAAGATCCACGGTTTGAAATTCGTCTTCTCTCCGGACAAGTCAAAACCGCAGCGAGTCATCTGGATTATGGCCTTCTTTGTTTGTGTAGGTCTCCTCTTCACCTGGTCCTGGAATCGAATCCTCTACCTGATGTCGTACCCCGCCATCACCAAGATCTACATGGTGTGGGCTCACAACATGTCCTTCCCAGCTGTTACTTTctgcaacaaaaatgttttccGTGTATCCACTCTGACCAAGGACGACCTGTATCACAGCGGCTACTGGATGGACCTCATGTATCCTAACCACACAGTAATGGAGAGGAGCATGTCCATCCTTAAAGACAGCCACAAACAGGGTCTGCTGAGCCTGCTGGACTTCAACAACTACACCCCGCCCCCTGACTATCGCATCAACACCACTGAAATGATGGGACGCCTCGGCCACCAGCTGGAGGACATGCTGCTGGAGTGCAGGTTTCGCGGGGAGACGTGCACCTACAAAAACTTCAGCACT attTACACACGCTACGGAAAATGCTACACCTTCAACTCGGGATTAGATGGCAACCCTTTGCTCACCACATTAAAAGGCGGCACGGGGAACGGCTTGGAGATCATGCTGGATATTCAGCAGGATGAATATCTGCCTGTTTGGGGAGAGACAG ATGAGACCTCCTACGAAGCAGGCATCAAGGTTCAGATCCACAGCCAGGATGAGCCGCCCTTCATTGACCAACTGGGATTTGGTGTGGCCCCTGGTTTTCAAACTTTTGTGTCATGTCAGCAGCAACTG CTTCAGTACCTCCCTCCGCCTTGGGGAGATTGCAAGTCTACTCCCATAGACTCTGAATACTTCTCCACGTACAGCATCACCGCCTGCCGCATTGACTGTGAAACACGGTACCTGCTGGAGAATTGCAACTGCAGGATGGTTCACATGCCTG GGACATCAACAGTTTGCACACCTGAGCAGTACAAAGACTGTGCTGACCCAGCTTTAG ACTTTTTGGTAGAGAAAGACAACGATTACTGTGTCTGTCAGACCCCCTGCAACATGACTCGCTATGGCAAGGAGCTGTCCATGGTTAAGATCCCCAGTAAGGCATCTGCTAAATATCTGGCTAAGAAATTCAACAAAACTGAGCAGTATATTGG AGAAAATATATTGGTCTTGGACATCTTCTTTGAAGCTCTGAATTATGAGAAGATTGAGCAGAAGAAGGCCTATGAAATTGCAGGGCTGCTCG GTGACATTGGAGGTCAGATGGGGCTGTTCATCGGAGCCAGTGTTTTAACAATACTGGAAATATTTGACTACCTATATGAG GTGTTGAAGGATAAGGTTTTGGGTTACTTCATACGCAAGAAACGACCACAGCGTTGCCAGAGCGACAATCTG GAGTTTCCAGAGAACCCAACCAGCCCTGGTGTCACGCCTAATCATGCCCCCAG AGCACCTGTGACACACTCCGGAGTCACTCGGACAGTCTCGGATTCACGCCGAACATGTTACCTCGTCACCCGACTCTAG